From Nicotiana tabacum cultivar K326 chromosome 15, ASM71507v2, whole genome shotgun sequence, the proteins below share one genomic window:
- the LOC107812854 gene encoding uncharacterized protein LOC107812854 — protein sequence MSRCLNYQLLSLALLLLMTVDPSSQSRSTEENGVKSAVFLSPKIVLEPGSVSNKFYYNIDFPKGHIAIKNFDAEVVDEAGNSVPLHETYLHHWVVVRYYRQKGVEVAKYHGNLGFHQSDFIVKRNSGICDGGLTQYFGLGSETRKTITYVPDPYGIEVGNPAEVPPGYEERWLLNVHAIDTRGAEDRLGCTECRCDLYNVTKDEYDRNIEPDYVGGLRCCYDETRCRVKEGFQGARRSLYLKYTVKYIDWDPSIVPVKIYILDVTDTWKKPDKSTPTVSRHHCKIEYLVESCSAAEANADCTHTKKISVTFPSGGDVIYGVAHQHTGGTGSALHGEDGRVICSSLPIYGEGKEPGNEAGYIVGMSSCYPRPGSIKISEGETVTLISNYSSAQRHTGVMGLFYLLVAEPSPTPNSFLHSTDGTGEIVILHNAVGVLAVFGIALLVGAAVIYQRRNQREEEGYESVLM from the exons ATGTCAAGATGTTTAAATTACCAGTTGCTTTCACTGGCACTCTTACTGTTAATGACGGTTGATCCAAGTTCACAATCTCGATCAACGGAAGAAAACGGTGTGAAATCAGCTGTCTTTCTATCACCAAAGATTGTGCTGGAACCTGGATCGGTCTCTAACAAGTTTTACTACAACATTGACTTCCCAAAAGGCCATATTGCTATCAAAAATTTTGATGCTGAAGTAGTTGATGAGGCAGGGAATTCTGTACCCCTTCATGAAACATATCTTcatcactgggttgttgttagaTATTATCGACAAAAAGGCGTGGAAGTGGCAAAGTACCATGGCAATCTGGGGTTCCACCAATCAGATTTTATTGTTAAGAGAAACTCGGGGATATGTGATGGGGGTCTTACTCAATATTTTGGCCTTGGGTCAGAGACCCGAAAGACGATCACGTATGTTCCAGATCCTTATGGTATAGAGGTCGGCAATCCAGCCGAAGTACCTCCAGGATACGAGGAGAGATGGTTGCTCAATGTACATGCAATTGATACACGAGGTGCTGAAGATAGATTGGGATGCACTGAGTGCAGGTGTGATCTTTATAACGTTACCAAGGACGAGTATGACCGAAATATAGAGCCAGATTATGTTGGAGGCTTGAGATGTTGTTACGATGAAACAAGATGCAGAGTGAAAGAAGGGTTCCAAGGTGCAAGGAGAAGCCTGTACCTGAAGTACACGGTGAAGTATATTGATTGGGATCCCTCCATTGTGCCTGTCAAAATTTATATACTTGATGTCACTGATACATGGAAAAAGCCGGACAAATCAACACCGACCGTGTCAAGACATCACTGCAAG ATTGAATATTTAGTGGAGTCATGTTCTGCAGCTGAGGCAAATGCCGATTGCACTCATACAAAAAAGATATCTGTAACTTTTCCTAGTGGTGGAGATGTCATCTATGGAGTTGCCCACCAACATACAGGAGGGACTGGTTCAGCACTCCATGGAGAG GATGGACGCGTCATATGCTCATCTCTTCCAATCTACGGGGAAGGAAAAGAACCAGGAAATGAAGCTGGTTACATCGTTGGGATGTCCTCCTGTTATCCTCGTCCTGGCTCCATCAAGATTTCGGAGGGGGAAACTGTAACTTTAATATCAAATTATAGCAGTGCTCAAAGGCATACAGGAGTGATGGGGTTGTTCTATCTCTTAGTTGCTGAACCATCACCAACGCCTAACTCTTTCCTGCATTCTACAGATGGA ACAGGTGAGATTGTAATATTGCACAATGCTGTTGGAGTCTTGGCAGTGTTTGGAATTGCTCTACTTGTTGGTGCTGCTGTAATTTATCAACGTCGGAATCAAAGAGAGGAGGAAGGCTATGAATCTGTATTAATGTGA